The stretch of DNA ACCTGTGGGTTTCCAGCACTACCCAGAAATATTCCAGGAGTGTGGGTGATGGTCTCAGAGATGTCAAGGCAAAGGGTGAAGATCTAAACCTCGCCTGAGGCCCAgggtgggctctggggcctgaACCTCTGTGGCAGCTCCAGGGAGGTCGCAGAATTCCAGGCAAGAGGTGGACCTGGGGGATGAGGACCATCTTATCTTAGGCCTTCACAAGCCTGATCTGCTGACACCTTGCTCCCTACTGTCCAGACTCTAGAAGCCCCCTCTGCTCCATTAGGGCTGAGGTAAGCACCTAGATAAGACCTCCACTGTGGGGAAGAGAAGGCTGTTAAGAGACGTGTTAAGAGAATTGAGATAGGGAACTTTGTTGTATCCATTGTCTTCACTGCAGGAGTTAAAAACTGACGGCCATGTACTGAATCTGGCTTGTAATAActgtttacaaattatttttggcccaaccagcattttaaaaatgttacaaattatGGTTAAGACTTAAAAGGATATTTTACACAAAAATCCAGGTTTCTGGCctcttttgaaaaattcaaagatTTGGTAACTCGACCTGAGCTCGTACAGAACCACAGTTGGCAGGAGCTGCAGGGCAGCTGTTCATCATGCTCACCACGCCTTCCTGGCTTCTGACCAGCGTCAGCTGGCCATCGTCATCACTTGTCCATGTCCCTGGTATAGCAGACTCTCTCCATCTGGCACTTTCCCCTTGTTTTCATGCCCCATTGGGCTCCTGTAGCTGTTCAAGTTTGCAAACTGGTGTATAGCAGTCATGTTTTCCTGAACCAGGGATTCAGGTAGACAGCACCTATGTGAAAGGGTGgcagaaaagaagtaaaagcaggCTTTATTTCAGATGTTTACTTGTATCACGTTTTCTGGTTTACAAAGTAATGTCTTGTTGTTCATCAACTCATTTTGCCCTCATAACTGTCTGAGGAAGGAATCATGtagcttgggcagccccggtagcgcagcggtttagcgctgcctgcagcccagggtgtgatcctggagacccaggatcgagtcccatgtcaggcttcctgcacggagcctgcttctccctctgcctgtctctgcctctctcttgctctctctgaataaataaacctttaaaaaaaaataaaaaaggaatcatgTAGCTTGAAGAGGCTGCCAGGACTGTACTTGGCCCCAAACTGAGAGGTATCTTTGCCATGCCACAGTAGGATCTCCACTGACTGGCACTTCCTGGTTTTGAAGATGAAGGCTCTGAGTCTTCCAGTCCTTGGGCCTCCCTGGGAGACCCTTACCATTGGGCCTTAGCTAGCCTCTACCCAGCCAGAAGGCCCTCATCACATTTTTGAATTGGAAGAGATCTTAGCTTTCTATCTTTTTGCATTTGGGGACTCTGAGACTGGGGAAAGCCAAatgacctgtccaaggtcacacacagGGAGACTCCAGGGTTCTTGGTTTACTGCCGTCTTTGCCACACCACTCCTGAGTTCCTTGCCAGTGTCTCAGCCAAGGTTCTGGAGGCATCTGCTCCCTCCCTACAATGACTCCCAGGCAGTGACCTAGCCTAGGGACAGAGCAACCCAGTGTCAATGAAGCCCAGTCACAAGATGAGTGACAAAACAGCCAAATAGCAaagcaaggaaagggagaaacCAGCCTGAGGTGAGAGTTCCAGGGCAAACAAGAAAAGCTTGCTTCTCTGTTTAAGTGTCTCATCATGAACAAAGAGGGACAAGGCCAGGAACATTTGGGGTTAGTAGCCAAGGGAACTACTCAAGTGTATTCCCAAGCTGTGTTACTTGTGACTCCATTATTCATCTACCAGTTCTGCTGTGGTCAGAGTCCAACCTTGTTCAGGTAATGAAGCAGCTAGTCATAAGCAGACCCGTTGATGCCTCCTTCACCTTCACTTCAAGGAGTAATAGGGCCTTATGTCTTCTGCTGGCCTGCGTGTACCTGCCTTCTTCATCCAACTCTGCCCCGTGTCTTGTCTGGCCTACCTTAGGAAGAAACCAGATTTGTCAACCTAGAGAAACTTCTAAAGAAGTAGAAACTTTTGGGAAAGGACACTGTTGAGGTGAAATAATCAACTGAATTgaaatcaatttaattttcaaatctgACTTCACCAAGACCTGGCTTACCCTAAACTTTACTGGGAGGATTGGTTCATGTATCATCTTGTCACAAGGGGGAGGTAGAGTGAAAAGAGGTACCTTGGCAGCAGGAGCTACTTTTGTACCAGCTTTTAATTTCCTAGAGAGAAGCCAGTGTACAACCCTTCCCTAGCCTCACCCTGAGCAGAGCCTGGGGAAAGCTCAGCCTGCAACACCAGTTGTCAGCTCAAGATTCAAAGCCAGATCTGGACCCTTCCCTCAGCTTGCCAATTAAAGGTACCATAATTACTACTTTCTCTGAGTGCTTTGAAGTTTGCAAGGCTTGCATAGGGCCCCAAAGTCAGACCCAGCTCCTCTGCTTTTTGCCCTCATGACCCAGCTTTCTgccattttctgatttttgagtGTCACAAAATGCTTAAGCTTCAGCCTTACTCTCTTCTCAGTTACTCCTTTCTTGGCATGGATGGATACTGCTACCAGAGATggggctcccttttctctctgctACCCTAGTTCTTTGAGGCTCAGACCCCAGAGTACTTTAAGTCAGAAAGAGGGTTTTCCTAGGGCTTTCATCAGGAGAAATACTTGTCTGAACCAGACAAAATGAGGCCCATCCACAAGGCCAGAGtgaaatgtcaaggtcatgaccACATGACTCATTCCCAACGTGTCCAAGCCATATAAAATAAGGACAAGTGTTGATCTGAGCTTGTGAAAAGATGTTTATGACTCAAAGAAGCAAAAACTTGCTCTAgaccagtatttttttccttccttccttcctagatttcatttgagaaagagtgagagagagagaaggagaggacaagtggagagggaaggggcagagggagaagcaggctccctgcagggatcctgacacaggactccatcccaagaccaggatcatgaccaagctgaaggtggatgcctaactgacagccacccatgcgcccctaggcagttatttttcaaagtaagGCCTTTCTGCCACAGAATCCCATTCAGTAACTAAAATGTAGTCTGCTCCCTGGGCTTTGTCTCTGGactattgaatcagaatctctagggatGGAATCTTACACATGGTAATGATGCTTTGAACAAAATGTTACTTTCTAGCTGCTCTTAGTTTTGCAAATGCTTGAGGTCAAAGGATGACCTAGCCATATACAAAGACtgccattttctttgttcttcccaAAGGAGACTGTGCCATGGCTGAGCTCTTCCTGGGTACCTCAAATCTTGAATATACGGAGGTCTCTTGTAGCACCTGACAGATCCTCTTAAGAGGGCCTGTCTGTTGCATGTAGGGCAAAAGCAGTTCACAAAGGAGTCTCCCTCCCATTGAGGACCTATGCTCAAGTGTTGGCCAAGTTGGCTGGACTATAAGCCTTAGCTGCACACCAGGAATGATGCTATGGACAAAGTGGCCACCCAACTCAGAACACAAACACAGCTTTTCCTCACTAGTACACACTGGTAGAATAAGGTCAGTGGACTCCTGCCTTGAATTAGTTGGTACTGGGTCAAGCTGGAACCCACATCAGAGGATTCCCTTTCTTAGAGCCTCCACTGCTCTGGGTGAGTGGCAGAGAGAGGCTATTTGCTTCTCAGGCCCATTGCATGGATAGGACTGGTGCTGGAAGAAGCTGCCTGGAAGTCAGCTACTCTTCTACTCTAGGCACTAGTGAGACTGAATTTCCATGTGGCAGTGTGGGTGCCAAAGCAGCTTGAAGCCCTGGCCTGACGTCTGCTACATGTGGGGCTATGGAGAGTACAGGTGATGGGAGAGTGTCAGAGCTGTGGCTGGAGGCCTCGCCATCCCCTTTGTAGAGAGCAGCTTCTCTCCTGTGTAGATTTTCTGGTGGGTAAACAGGTTGGAGGTCAGATAAAAGTGTCtcatggagacttttttttttctcgtttGTGTGAGTGGTTTGGGAATGACTGGAATATGCCCCGGGTCCTCTCCTTTCATAGTCTGCACACTTATAGGGGGTTCTGCCCTTGTGGGCCATCTAGTAGTGAACTATGTGAGCTGTTCTTCACACATGGTTGTAGGATAGACCGACTTTGGGGTGGGAGACAAGCATGGAGCTGGAAGCTCTTCCTCTGCAGGGGAGAAAAGTACTCCTGCTTTATTTGTAGGAAGATAattgtgattctatttataagcCTGTTTTCCCTAGGCTTCTACTACTTGCAATTCTCCAAATTCTTGTTCTCCTCTCTTTTCAGGAGAATGGAAGATGCCATCTTTCCTCCTAAACCAGTTTCTTCCCTTCATTTGTCTGAGAAGGCAACAAGATAACACAGCCATGGCTCCTGCATCACTCACACAGGGAGAATTTGGCTCATCAATGGTCAAGAACGCTACCAAAATACTTTCAGAAGCAAGGGCCtaaaagggggtgggggtagaggcaCAAGAATTCTCTTTCCAGAATCACTCTTCCCTTGATTCAAAGTTCCACCAAGGGCAGTGTTCCTCAGGTTCCCTTCTCAAGTTTCTGTCCAAGTCAGGGCTCGAGAGTTCTTAGCTCCCTTAAAGGCCAGATGGTTTTCTACTTCTCCTCCTGAACTCCACCACCCTCACCTGGAAGTAACTCCCATAAGATCCCTGCCTCTTTGTGAGAAAATCCAGGAACCTGGGACTAAGGCTCCCATCTCAGGGAAGGTGTAAGGGATAGACAGgtaatagaaaagaaagcagcCCTCCCCTCTGCGGGAGCATCCGCCGACTGGCCCCTTCAGCACCAGGAACCTGTGGGAGAAAGGAAAGTGCTTGGAAAGGAAGTATGCGGAAGACCTGGGGAGAAGGTTGTCTGTCTCCAGATCCCttggctttcttcagagagataaGACGTAATGAAAGGTAAATGGGGGCGGGAAAAGTTCTGAAAGCACCAGCCCGACGACTGAAAGGGAGACGCCAGGCGCCTCCCTCTCAACTCTCGGCGGGCACTTCTGACCACTGGGGTAGGTGGTCCCCCTCCAGCCAATCAGAAAGGTGCCTGGCGTTCCCTGGCGACCATTCACGCCTACCAGTTGGTGACTAGCGCTAGGAGGCGGGACGATGAGAGCACGAGCTCCCCCGGCCAATCGCCGCACTCCCAGGGAGGTAGGGGCGGTGCTTCTGGAACCTGGAGGCGGGGCTGTTTCCTTGGCAACGATCCTAGCCCTCCAGGAGCGGGTAGGGTGGAGAttaggaggagcagagaggggagggggacaggaggagtgggggtgggcgCGCCGGTGCGGAGGAGTAGAGTTCGGGCTGGCCAGGTGGGAGTCCCTGGCTCAGGAGCTCAAGGCGGGGGGTCGGTCCGGGTTCCCGAGGCACGGCCGGAGCTGACccccaggcccaggaggggaggggagctaGACACCGCCCCCGCTGGCGCCGGGAAGCGTCGCTCCTTCTCGCTGACCTTGGTCTCGATTGTCGCCTCGCCCTTGGCCACAGGCACTGACGGACGCAGGGCCCGGGTGACGGATAGATAGGCTCCTAGACGGATGGAGACCTAGGACCTAGCACACAAACTACCCCAGCCTTTTCTGCCAGCTCCAGGGCGCCCCGTCCTCCCCCACCTGAACGCCGGGGCCATCCAGCCCAGGGTTAATGCCAACGAGTTTCCACCTCCAGCCGCTCCTAGAGAGGCCGTGGCGCTAGCCAGCGGGGGAAACTGGCCGCGGACGGACACTTCCTgtgcggggggaggagggggtcgGATAGCCGCAGCCCAGCCCGGGCTGGGGGGCCAGACGGCGGGGTCGCGGGCGGGGAGCGGCATCCGGGGGCGGCAGGGCGAGTCGTGAAGACCCTCACCTCCGAGGCCACGACGCACGGGACCTTGGAGGGCCCCAGGGCAAGGCGAGACCttgtgggtgggggcggggccgtggGTAGGGGAGGGGCCCAGTCGGCCGGAGAGGCCCAGGGTCAAGACGTCCGGCCTCAGGGGCCCGGGCTGGGCAGCCGGGTCCCCTGGGCGGCGCTGAGCAGGCGGGCGGCGAGGGCCCGGGTCTCAGGGCACTCAGGCCTGGTCGCAGGATCGTCCGCcatcgccgccgccgccgcactGGGAGCCGGCGGGGATGGAACGGGAGGCGTCGCCGTGGGGCCTCGAGCCCGGGGATGTGCAAAGTCCTGACGAACTGGGGAGCCCCGAAGGGTCCCTCAAAGGTGAGGGAGGGAGCGCCTCTCCGAGGAGCGTgcctgggggcgggagggggggctGTGGGccgagggaggggaagggagccgGGGGGCTTGGACACCTGGGACttggcggcgggggcggggactggaCGTCCCGGGTCGGCGGAGGGGGAGGTGGGAATTTCAGCACCTGCTCTAGGGCCAGCGACCCtgttggaggagggagaggcttGTGGCAACTAGTGGGACCAAATGACCTTCCAGACCGCACACAATCTGGGTTTTCTGTAACTCTCTGATCCTGCAGGCAACATGagtgagaatgaggaagaagaaatgtctCAACAAGAAGGCACTGGGGACTATGAGGTCGAAGAGATACCCTTTGGGCTGGATCCCCAGAGCCCTGGGTTTGAGCCACAAAGCCCCGGGTTTGAATCCCAAAGCCCCAGGTTTGAGCCGGAAAGCCCAGGGTTTGAATCCCGAAGCCCTGGGTTTGTGCCCCCAAGCCCTGAATTTGCACCCAGAAGTCCTGACTCAGATTCTCAGAGCCCTGAGTTTGAACCCCAAAGTCCTAGGTATGAGCCCCAAAGCCCTGGCTATGAACCCAGGAGCCCTGGTTATGAACCCAAGAGCCCTGGGTATGAACCCAAAAGCCCTGGGTATGAACCCCGGAGTCCTGGGTATGAATCCCAGAGCCCAGGATATGAGCCCCAGAATCCTGAGTTCAAAACCCAAAGCCCTGAATTTGAAGCTCAAAGTTCCAAATTTGAGGAAGGTGCAGAGATGCTTCTGAATCCTGAAGAAAAGAGTCCTTTGAGCATCCCCTTGGGAGTCCACCCCTTGGACTCCTTCACCCAGGGGTTTGGGGAGCAGCCCACGGGGGGTCTGCCCCTAGGGCCACCTTTTGAGAtgcccacagggaccctgctggCTACACCCCAGTTTGAGATGCTCCAAAATCCCCTGGGCCTGACAGGGGCCCTTCGGGGTCCAGGTCGGCGGGGTGGCCGGgccaggggtgggcagggccctCGGCCTAATATCTGTGGCATCTGTGGGAAGAGCTTCGGGCGGGGCTCCACCCTGATCCAGCACCAGCGCATCCATACGGGTGAGAAGCCCTATAAATGTGAGGTCTGTAGCAAGGCCTTCTCTCAGAGCTCTGACCTCATCAAACACCAGCGCACCCACACGGGCGAGCGGCCCTACAAGTGTCCCCGTTGTGGCAAGGCCTTCGCCGACAGCTCTTACCTGCTTCGCCACCAGCGCACCCACTCTGGTCAGAAGCCCTACAAGTGCCCGCACTGTGGCAAGGCCTTCGGTGACAGCTCCTACCTCCTGCGGCACCAGCGCACCCACAGCCACGAGCGGCCCTACAGCTGCCCCGAGTGCGGCAAGTGCTACAGCCAGAACTCTTCCCTCCGTAGTCACCAGAGGGTGCACACCGGGCAGAGGCCCTTCAGCTGTGGCATCTGTGGCAAGAGCTTCTCCCAGCGCTCGGCGCTTATCCCCCATGCCCGCAGCCACGCCCGTGAGAAGCCCTTCAAGTGCCCTGAGTGCGGCAAGCGCTTTGGCCAGAGCTCTGTGCTGGCCATCCATGCCCGCACCCACCTGCCAGGCCGCACCTACAGCTGCCCCGACTGCGGCAAGACCTTCAACCGCTCCTCCACGCTGATTCAGCACCAGCGCTCCCACACAGGCGAGCGGCCCTACCGGTGCGCCGTGTGCGGCAAGGGCTTCTGCCGCTCCTCCACACTGCTGCAGCACCATCGGGTGCACAGCGGGGAGCGGCCCTACAAGTGCGATGACTGTGGAAAAGCCTTCTCACAGAGCTCCGACCTCATCCGCCACCAGCGGACCCACGCAGCCGGCCGGCGCTGACCTGGGGCCCtgtcaggggtggggaggtgatgGGCAGGAGAAAGGGGCCAGGGAGCTGAGAAAACTTTAGAGGGAATAGTGAAAAGCTGGGGGAGGATGGAAGAGTTGAGGGCCAGGGTGGAGGAAGTTACGTGCCCTGGAGACTTCTGGGAAATGGGCTATGAAGAGGGGTTGGAGAGAGGCCAAGCAGGCAGTGGGAGGCTCTGGGAGAGATCCAGAAAAGAGGTCAGTGGAGAGCTGGCCTCAGCCGCAGCATGCCCCTTGGTGGGTGTCTGGCTTGGCAAAGCTctaggcgggggtggggggaggggggagggttaCTTAATTAGAGTGGGTAGCTTAGATTGGTAGCTACTGAGACCCTGGTTGAGTCAGGAAGGGGTGAGGGTaggtggggtggggagttgggccctggggtggggcttGGGCCTCATTGCAAACTCCAGCCTCCCTTGTCTTCCTCAGGCTTTGGAGCCCTTGAATTTGAGTTCAATAAAAACCTTTATGTGGTAAAAGAGACTTGTCCTTAAAATGTGTGCATGGACAGTGCCCTGGCCAGTGGGAGACATGCAGTGGTAACTATACAGCCAGCAAAGCCATAGGGCTCTGTCTGGAAGCCCTCCATGTTCCAGGTTTCCTCAGAATCTTACAATTCGATGCTCAGGAGACATTATCTGCACATATATTTCCAAGTTATGTCTCCTGCTTTGAATCCTGCACAAACAcacagggagctcagtgtgggaggTGTGAGAAAGCCTTCGACTTTGTGGGATATCCCTTCTACCAAACACAGAGGTTCTGTCCTTGGGCCAGAGAACAGACCTTGCACTCATATCCGGGCGTAGAGCCTGTGTCCTACCTCTCTGGCTCCCAGTATCTAGCTGTGCTGTCCTCTCGCCTGTGGAACCTTCATGCCCATCACTTGGTGCAGACCCTGAGTGACCAGAACCAGAGACTACCTGCGGTCTTGGCCCCACCTGTAGGGGGCGCATATGGGACCCAGTGTGAGGATTAGATAGCTCTAGCTTTTAAGACTCACCCACCAGGCTGGGCCTGATTTGCCACAGCTCTGCCACTTTTAGGACTCCTGGACCTATTGGGATcacccagcacacacacacacacacacacacacacacacacacacacacacacacacacctttatcttacttttctttcctgtctGAGCCTCAGCCCTCCTAGAGTCGGTGCCAGCTGTGAgtctctggatcctgggatgtgGCCTGCCTTGACCTTAGCTGAGTAGGACAGGCCACACCCTGAGGAATCACCCAGCTGCCAGGAATGTCTTGAGATGAATGCCTGTAAGGGCCTGATTGCcctgcaaagatttttttcagtttcatggATAAGGAAAAATGAGTTCACAGAGCTCTGACCTGCTGGAAGTTGCTCTGTGGATAAGAGGCAGGTGAGAAATTCAGACCACATCTCTCTGGCTCATCAGCCCCAGCGGCTCAGCCACACAGGCAGGTGGGGAATCGTGCTCTACACTGGCTCTTGGGCTTCAAATCCTCACATCACCCCCAGCCCCGCACCTATCCTTAGGGCCTTATAACTTGTCAAGAGCAGAATAACTTCTCTTAAGGACATTTCAACCCAGCCTCTTATGTTCTGCACACTCCAGAAGGAGCCTTAGAGATCACGTAGTTCAACAGTTTGGTTGTGTTtggtgttttttagtttttttttttttttttttttttttaagatttatttattaatgatagagagtgggggaggcagagacacaggcagagggagaagcaggttccatgttgggagcgcgatgtgggacttgatcccgggactccaggatcacgccctaggccaaaggcaggcaccaaaccgctgagccacccagggatcccctaaagttttaattatttttggaagTAGATCATTATTTTTCAAGTACAATCTCTTAGTCTTTTAAAGACCTTTGTAAACTTTTTGCACATTTTTGTAGACACCCAATCAcacataatttcaaatattaaaatactccACCTCCCGCATTTACGTAGTTCATATATGTGAGTACTTATGTTAAATAGACTGCATTTGACTACCTGACATATCTCTTggtttaacatttctttcttttttaaaaaagattttatgtatttattcatgagagacacacacacagagggagggagagacagaggccaagggaaaagcaggctctgtgcagggagcccgacgcgggactcgatcctgagaccccaggatcatgccccgagctgaaggcagacggtcaaccactgagccaacaggcatcccagttttttttttttttaaagattttatttatttattcatagagagacacacacacacagagaggcagagacacaggcagagggagaagcaggcaccatacagagagcctgatgtgggatttgatcctgggtctccagcatcacaccctgggctgcaggcagcgctaaaccgctgggccaccggggctgccccaggcgtcccagtttaacatttatttcaattatacaatttgattttcattctttGGAGTTGATTTTTCCCTCCAGCTCCCAAACACGTTTGTAGGCCATTGAAAGCACAGTGCATGTAAGTACTTAATTGATAAAGTAGCCTGTATGCTGCTTATGAACCACAGTATATAAAAGCAGATCAAGTGACAGTGGGGGGGCTCAGCTGCTCAGCCCCCACCCTTTTCTTCCGTATGACAGCTCCTGCGGTACCTGTAGATCCCAGGGGGGGCAGATCAAAGCCCGGGAAGGGCACACATCTTTCTCAAGGTCACGGTGAAGAACTAGGATGCCAGTGCCAGGTTTCCTGACTTTCAGTCCAGCATGCTATTTTTACCACACCATCCTGCACAACTaaaccatcttttaaaaagtaatctctacacccagtgtggatattgaactcatgaccctgagatcaagaatcgcatgcttcactgactgagccaggcaggcaccccacaACTAAACCATTTCTATCCACCACCTTTATTAAGCACAGATGTGCTGGCAACATTTCTAGACAGTTTGCAAGTGTTTTCCTCACAACAGCTCTGAGGGATATACAGttagtattcccattttacagacgaagaAATGAATCCCAGAGAAGATAAGTAATGGCCCTACATGGCACAGCTATGGGGCAGGACAGCCTGAACTCAAACCTATGACTGATTAGGTTTGACTATTCTCCCAAGGATACTGTTACTTACTTTTTCACTTTGTGCCATGGGTATGGTGTCTTCCAGAGGCTACATGGCCTGTGATAACATGTCATCATTCTGACCACTTGTAGGGAATGTGGCCTTGGGTGTTggtatgttttacatttttctcctttttttttttagattttatttatttatttaatgcagAGAGCGagcccacaagcagggggaggggcagagggagagggagaagcaggctccccgctgggacctggggctccatccccatcatcccaagactctggatcatgacctgaagtgaaggcagatgtttagctgactgagccacccaggtgcccctgcagtaggaagatttatttattcgtgagagacacacacagagagagagagagggaggcagagacacaggcagagggagaagcaggctccatgcagggaacctgagacgtgggactcgatccctcctgggtctccaggatcacaacctgggccgaaagcggtgctaaaccgctgagccacccgggctgcccaagtagGAAGATTTTAAAGGATAG from Vulpes vulpes isolate BD-2025 chromosome 3, VulVul3, whole genome shotgun sequence encodes:
- the ZNF768 gene encoding zinc finger protein 768, yielding MEREASPWGLEPGDVQSPDELGSPEGSLKGNMSENEEEEMSQQEGTGDYEVEEIPFGLDPQSPGFEPQSPGFESQSPRFEPESPGFESRSPGFVPPSPEFAPRSPDSDSQSPEFEPQSPRYEPQSPGYEPRSPGYEPKSPGYEPKSPGYEPRSPGYESQSPGYEPQNPEFKTQSPEFEAQSSKFEEGAEMLLNPEEKSPLSIPLGVHPLDSFTQGFGEQPTGGLPLGPPFEMPTGTLLATPQFEMLQNPLGLTGALRGPGRRGGRARGGQGPRPNICGICGKSFGRGSTLIQHQRIHTGEKPYKCEVCSKAFSQSSDLIKHQRTHTGERPYKCPRCGKAFADSSYLLRHQRTHSGQKPYKCPHCGKAFGDSSYLLRHQRTHSHERPYSCPECGKCYSQNSSLRSHQRVHTGQRPFSCGICGKSFSQRSALIPHARSHAREKPFKCPECGKRFGQSSVLAIHARTHLPGRTYSCPDCGKTFNRSSTLIQHQRSHTGERPYRCAVCGKGFCRSSTLLQHHRVHSGERPYKCDDCGKAFSQSSDLIRHQRTHAAGRR